The nucleotide sequence TGCGCCACCGTCGGCGACGACGCGGCGATCCCGGCGGCGAGCCCGGCGAGGTCGCTGCCGTCGTGCGACTCCACGGTCAGGTAGGCGACGGCCTCGGCCAGGTCGACGAACTGGGCGATCTCGTTGCGCTCGTGTGCCGCCAGCGCCAGCACCGGGACGGCGCCGAGCTCGAACAGCGCGAACACCAGCGGGATGTACGCGGCGACGTTGGGCAGCTGCACGACGACACGGTCGCCGCGGCCGATGCCCCGTGCGCGGAACCCGGCGGCCAGCCGCAGCACCTGCTCACCGAGCTCGGCATAGGTGAGCTCGGTGTCACCGGCGATCACGGCGACGTCATCGGGGACCCGCTCGACGGTGTCGAACAGCATCTCGGAGAAGGTCCGATCGATCCAGAGCCCGTCCCGGCGGTAGCGGGCGGCGAACTCCTCCGGGTGCCCGACGACGCCGTCGAGCACCAACGGCTCGAGATCCGGCACGGCGCTCACCGGGAGGCGACCTGGTCGACGGTCCCGGGAACCGGCTGGGCCGGGTCCACACCGAGCTCGACGATCCGGTTGTCCGCGTCGACGTGCACCACCCTGGGCCGGTGCGTGGCCGGTTCGGCGTCGTCGGCCAGCAGGTAGGAGATGATGATGACCAGGTCACCGGGGTGCACGAGATGCGCGGCGGCACCGTTGATGCAGACGACGCCGGAACCGGGCTCACCCATGATCACGTAGGTCTCGAGCCGGGCGCCGTTGGTGATGTCGACGACCTGGACCTGCTCCCCCTCGACGAGCCCGGCGGCCTCCGCCAGGTCGGAGTCCAGGGTCAACGAGCCGACGTAGTGCAGATCGGCCTGGGTGACGGTCGCACGGTGGATCTTTCCACCGAGCACGGTGCGGAACATCGGATTCCTCTCGGGCTGCTCGGAGTCACGGCAGCCGACGTGACGGGCCGGGAGAAACGACGAGGGCCACGGAGGGACACGAAGGACACCGCCTCGCGTCACGACCCCGCCAGACATCCGGGACGGTCCCGGCTCCTCGCCACGACGATGACCGGATACCTCGGTCGACGACGGCGGGTGTGTGTCGGCTGGTCTCGATTACGCCGAGCGACGCTAACTCCTGTGGTTTGTTTAGGCTAGCCTCAGGGTTGTGGTTACTGTCACCGGACGTAGGGGTTCGACCACACGATGACCCGTGGTTAGGGTCGCCTTCCTCCGGATCTTCCCGTGCCGCGCGGCTCGCCGGGCATCGACGGGTACGCCCTGCGGAAAGGACGACATGACCATGGCTCCGCGTGACCCCTGAGCGCTCGACGGACCCGGCCGGGCTCGGGCGTGGCCGCCTCACCCGCCGGTTTCCGGTGCTCTGGCAGGCCCCGCCCTCCCCACCCCCGGTGGAACAGTTCGCCGTCGCCCCGGGCACCGGCCCACGACGGTTCACCGCCCGGGTCGCGGTCGCGGCCCCCCGCCTGACCGTCCCGGCCGCGGCGCTGGCGATCGTGCAGAACGCCGCCACCGCGTCCATCCCGGTGATCATGGGCCTGGCGATCGACCGCGCGTTGCAGACCGGGGATCTCGTGCAGCTCTCGGGCTGGCTGGCCCTGCTGGGGATCACCTTCCTCTGCCTGGCGCTGGCCTTCCGGGTCAGCGCCTTCCTCGCAGCCCGGGCGGTGCAGACGGTCGAGCACCGACTGCGCAGCACCCTGTCCGGGTCGGTCCTGCACCCGGCCGACGGACGGGTCCGCCGGCCCGACGGAGTCGTCCTCTCCACCGCGACCAACGATCTGACCCGGCTCTCCACCGCGGTGAACCTCGGTGTGTTCCCGGTCGGCGAGCTCGCCGGGATCACCGTCGTCGCGGTGTCCCTGCTGGTGATCCACTGGCCGCTCGGCGTGGCCGTGCTGCTCGGCGCGCCGGTCGTCGTCTGGCTGATGGGTGCGCTGAGCGGGCCGTTCTCGCGGACCGCGCGGCACGCCCAGTCACTGCTGGCGGTCGCGGTCGGGCGAGCTACCGACCTGGTGACCGGCTACCGGGTTGTCAAGGGGGTCCGCGCCGAGGAGGAGGCGACCCGCCGCTACCGGCACGAGAGCCGGGCAGCACTCACCGGGGCGTACACCAATCTCGGGGCTCTCGGCCGCTACCTCGCCGGGAGCAACACCATCTCCGGGCTCTTCGTCGCCGGCATCGCGGGGCTGGCCGGGTTCTTCGCCGTCGCCGGCGAGATCACGATCGGCGAGCTGATCGCGGTCGCCGGGCTGACCCAGGCGCTGCTGCCACCGTTGAACCTGCTGACCGCGAACGCCGGCGCCGTCTGGGCGGCCGCCGTCGGATCGGGCGAGCGGGTACTGGATCTGCTGCGTGCAGCCGGTGACGCACCGGAACCCGCCGCGCCCCCGCCCGGCCCGGCCACCCCGCCGGTCGTGGAGGTCATCGCCGACGGCGACGAACCGATCCGGCTCGAGCCGGGCGCCGTGATCGGGTTGCACGCCGACGACCGCACCGCGAATGCGATCGTCGGCTCCTTCCTGGCGCCGCGAGGTGTGGGGCGGATGGCCGAGGTGCTTCTCGACGGCGTTCCCGCCGCCGAGCTGGACCCGGCCGACTACCGGGCCGCAGTCGTCGTCGCACCGCACGAGGCCGGTCTGTTCAGCGGCACCGTCGCCGAGAACCTGGACCTGCCCGGTGCCGCCCCGCACCACCGGGCCACTGCGCTGTGGGCTGCGGCCTGCGACGACTTCGTATCCGGCACGCCGGGCGGCCTCGACATCCAGGTCGGGGAGAACGGCAACCGGCTCTCCGGTGGCCAGCGCCAGCGGCTCGCGCTGGCCCGCGCCTACGCCCGCGACGCGCAGGTCCTGGTCCTGCACGAGCCCACGACGGCCGTCGACTCGGTGACCGGTGCGGCGATCGCCGACCGGCTGCGCCGGGTGCGCGCAGGGCGTTCGACGCTCCTGGTCACCACCTCCCCCGTGCTCCTGGCCCGATGCGACCGCGTCGTCGAGCCGGGGGCGCACGCCGGCGGCCCGGTTCGGGTGACCCGGTGACCGCCGACGCGATCCGGCCGGGTCTGCCCGTCGCCGGCTGGGGGACGACCTGGGCCGAGCTGAAGCTGGTCAGCCGTGGCCACCGGCTGCGGCTGCTCGCCGTCGCGTTGCTGGGGCTGGGCAGCTCCGCGCTCGGGCTGGCGATGCCGGTGGCGCTCGGCTCGCTCATCAACTCCGTCGACGCCGGCACCGCGGACGCGGGCACCGTGTGGTGGACGATCGTGGTGATGGTCGGCGCGACGAGCGTCGCCGCGGTCGGCACCGCGCTCACCGCGGTCCTCGCCGGACGGATCTACCAGACGCTTCTGGCGGAGCTGCGCGAACGCCTGGTGGCCCGGGCGATGCAGCTGCCGCAGGGCGTCGTCGAGCGGTCCGGGACCGGCGACCTCGTCGCACGGGCCAGTGACGACGTCTCCCAGATCGCCGAAGCCGCGCACCGGGTCGTCCCGGCGCTCACCTCGGCCGGTTTCACGATCCTGGTCTCGGTTGCCGGGATGACCGCGCTGGACTGGCGCTACGGGCTGGCGCTCGCGGCCACTCTCCCGGTGCACGTGTTCGCGCTGCGCTGGTACCTCGCCACCGCTCCCGCCGTCTACCAGGCCCAGCGCAGGGCCGCCGGCGAACGCGCGCAGCAGATCCTGGAGTCACTGCGCGGCTTCGACACCGTGCAGGCCTTCGGCCTCGGCGACCGGCGACACCGGCGGGTCGTCGGCGCGTCCTGGGAGGTCGTGCGGCACACGCTGCGGGCGCGGACGGTGCAGAACATGTTCGTCGGCCGGCTGCACCTCGCCGAGTACCTCGGCCTGGCGGCCATCCTGGTCGTCGGCTGTCTGCTGATCGGATCCGGCAGCTCGACGGTCGGCATGGCGACCACCGCGATGCTCGTGACCCTGCGTCTGTTCGGACCGGTCACCCAGCTCCTGCTGGTGATCGACGTGCTGCAGTCGGCACTGGCCTCGCTGAACCGGATGATCGGGGTGATCACCATGCCGCCGGGCCGCCCCGTGGAGGGCACCACCGGCGCCACCGCGGTGGGCGCTCCGGTCGTCCGGCTGAGCGGGGTCGGGTTCGCCTACCCGGGGGGCCGGCAGGTGTTGCACGACATCGATCTCACGATCGGACCGGGTGAGCGGGTCGCGGTCGTCGGCAGCTCCGGAGCGGGCAAGACCACCCTGGCCGGGTTGCTCGCCGGGATCCACGCGCCGAGGAGCGGCACCGTCACCCGCCCGGAGAACACCGTGCTGATCACCCAGGACACCCACGTCTTCACCGGGACGTTGCGCGAGAACCTGAACCTGGCCGCACCCGGCGCCGGTGACGCCGAGATCGCCCGCGCACTCGCCGCGGCCGGCGCGGACGGTCTGCTCGAGTCGCTGCCCGATGGTCCGGACACCCTGCTCGGCGCCGGCGGGCGGGCGCCGACCCCGGCTCAGGCCCAGCAGATCGCGCTGGCCCGCCTCGTGCTCGCCGATCCCGACCTGGCGATCCTCGACGAGGCGACGGCCGAGGCCGGGTCGAGCGACGCGGAACTGCTGGACCGCTGTTCGGCGGCCGCGCTGCACGGACGCGCCGGCCTGGTGATCGCCCACCGGCTCTCTCAGGCCGCGGTCTGCGACCGCATCGTCGTCATGGCCGACGGCCGGATGATCGAGAGCGGCAGCCACTCCGAGCTCCTCGCCGCCCACGGGGCCTACGCCCGGCTCTGGCGGTCCTGGACCGCGCGCTGAACCGGGCCACCGACTTCCGCACCGCCGTCCCGTCATCGCTCCGGACGGCCTGACCCGCTCCGGACGAGTCGAGGTCGCCCGTTGCCGGAACAGCAACGATTCTTGCCGTCCCGGTCGCCCTGGATCAGGGTGGCGGCATGAACAGCACGGATGCCACCACCTTCTGGGACGACCTGTACGCCACCCGGCCCGCCGCGACGGACGCACCGTCGGCCAACGCCCGACTCGCGGAGACCGTCGACGGTGTCCAGCCCGGCACCGCACTGGATCTGGGCTGCGGCGCCGGGGGCGACGCCCTGTTCCTGGCCCGCCGCGGATGGCGGGTGACCGCGGTCGACGTGTCGGCGGTCGCGACCGGCAGGCTCGCCGATCTCGCCCAGCGGCTCGGGCTCGGCGACCGGATCCGGACCGCGACCCACGATCTCGGCGAGACGTTCCCGGACGGGAGCTTCGATCTGGTGTCGGCGCAGTACCTGCACACCCCGCTCCCGCTCGACCGGGACGCCGTCCTCCGGGCGGCCGCGGGTGCGCTGCGGCCCGGCGGGCTGCTGCTCGTCGTCGACCACGGCTCGATCGCGCCGTGGTCGTGGAACCAGGATCCGGACACCCACTTCCCGGCGCCGGCCGAAATCGCCGCCGGGCTCGACCTGGATCCGGCAGGCTGGACGGTCGAGCGTGCCGATGCCCCGCGCCGGATCGCGACCGGTCCGGACGGAAGCACCGCCGAGGTCGTCGACCATGTCCTGACCATCCGCCGCACCGCCTGACCCACCGGAGGAACACCGTGCCGAGATCCGCACGACAGGACACCCCACCCCCGCGCACCGGAGCCTCGGAGGCCGAGGTCCTGCGCGGTTTCCTGGACTATCTGCGCACCTCGATCGCAGCGAAGGTGGAGGGCGCGCCGGAGCCGGCCGTGCGCACCGCCGCCGTGCCGTCCGGCACGAACCTGCTCGGCCTGCTCCACCACCTGACCGCGGTCGAGCGGGCGATGTTCCTCGGGGAGCAGGTGACCGACTGGCAGGCGACCTTCCACACCGGCCCGGAGGACACCGTGGACTCCGTCGTCGCCGGCTACCGGGCCACGGTCGCGGCCGCGAACCGGGCCCTGGATGCCCTCCCCGATCTCGGTGCGCCGCTGCCGCGGCCCGGCCGGCCCGCACCGACCGTCCGCTGGGCGCTCACGCACATGATCGAGGAGACCGGGCGGCACGCCGGGCACGCCGACATCCTGCGGGAGCTCGTCGACGGGAGCACCGGCCGGTGATCGGCCAGGGCCTCTACTCGGCCAGGATCCGGACGTGACCGCTGGTCCCGTCGACCCGGATCCACTGCCCGTCCCGGATCAGCCGGGTGGCTCCCGCCACCCCGACCACGGCGGGCAGCCCGTACTCCCGGGCGATCACCGCGCCGTGCGTCATCAGGCCGCCCACCTCGGTCACGAGGCCGGCGACCGTCACGAACGCCGGCGACCAGCTGGGATCGGTGAAGGCGGTGACCAGGATGTCGCCGGTGCGGAGATCGGCCGCGGCCAGGTCGGGTACGACGCGGGCGCGGCCCTCCACCTCCCCGGTGGACGCCGGCAGCCCGATCAACGCGCCGTCGGGCACATCGTCGCGCCGGTACGTCCCGGCGACGGTTTCGCCGTCCGAGGTGAGTACGCGAGGCGGGGTGAGCGCGCGGAACCTGTCGAGCTCCGCCCGCCGCCGGTGGACGAGCGTGTCGTCGACCCGCCCGGTCCGGGCGACGTCGTGGAGCTCGTCGAGCCGCAGCAGGAAGCAGTCCTCCCGGTCGCCGAGCACGCCGTCCCGCACGAGCCGGTCGGCCTCCCGCAGAAGCGCCCGCTTGTAGGCGAAGTAGCGGCCGATCATCGCGAACTTGGGGTACTCCCGATACCCGACGAAGGTCCGCAGGCGGTCGATCATCGCCGCGGTCTCGTCGGCCTTCCGCGCCCCGTCCGGGAGCGCCCGCAACCGCTCCAGCAGGTCCTGCTCCTTCGCCGCCGCCTCCTGCCGGCCCTGCTCGAAGCGGCGGCGCCCGGCCCCGGGCCCGGCGTTGTCGACGTTGCCGAGCAGCACCGCCACGAGATCCCCCGGGCGCTCGGCCCAGCGCGGCCGGGCGATGTCGATCTCGCCGACGCAGCGCGCGCCGTACCGGTCGAGGTAGCCGAGGATCGCGTCCCGTGCGTCGTGTCCGCCGGGCAGCCCGGCCAGCTCGCCCGGGAAGCCGTCGGGGAACCCGCGGTCGACGGCGGTGCGCAGATGGTCCACCACCGCGGGATGCGGGCGGATCGCATCGGCGACGTCGAGCAGCGCCAGCCCCATCTCCGAGGTGACGTTGCCGGGTGCGGACCGGGCCAGGGTGTCGGCCGCGTTCGCCTCCCCCAGCCACTCCCGCATCCGGTCGTTGAGCCACCAGGTGGCCTGCATCCCGGCCATGATCACCTGGTGGCTGCGCGGCTCGATCAGCAGCCGCTGCAGCTCCCCGAGGTCCGTCTCCAGGAAGTCGAACAGCTCCGGTCCCCGCAGCTCCGCGATGTCCCGTTCGACGGCGGCCAGGGACGCCCGCCAGTGCGCGACCAGCTCCTCGACCAGGGCCGGATCGGCGTCGATCGGGGCGGGCTCGGCGGCGCCGGCCGGCGGCTGCGGCGGGGCCGGTGGCGGGACGTCGGGCACGATGCCGCCGCCGTCGAGCACGGTCTGCAACGCGTCCCGGATCAGCGGGTCGGACGCCCCCAGGCCGCCCAGGACCAGCTCCCGCGTCACCGGCGACGCCAGCTGGTCGACGACGTCGACGAACAGCCGTCCACCGGCCTCGGCCATCTGCCGCGGCGTGGTCCGCTGCCAGACGGACAGACCCAGCGGCGTCATCGCGTCGGTCATCATCTGCTGGTGCCCGACGGACACGTACACGTGGGGGCGGCCGTCCGTGGTCACCGGGACCGGGAACAGCGTGGTGATCGGCCTGCTCTGCAGGATCCGGAACCGTCCGTCGGCCAGGCACCACTCGATGTCCTGCGGGGCGCCCAGTGCCGCCTCGATCCGCCTGCCCAGCCGCGCGAGCTCCAGCACCTGCGCGTCGGTCAGCACCGGCCGCCGTTGCATCCGCGGATCGACGGCGTCGGTCCACGTCCCGCCACCCGGTGACGGGCGCACGGCCAGCGCCTTGCTCCCGATCGTCGTCCCGACGATGCCGTCGCGCACCGTGTGGTGGTCGGCGTCGACCCGGCCGGAGACCAGCGCCTCGCCGAGGCCGAAACAGGCCTCGACGGCCACCACGGTCCGGTTCGACGACACCGGATCGGCCGTGAACAGCACGCCCGATCCCTGCGGGTCGACCATCTCCTGGACGATCACCGCCATCCGTGCGGTGCGGTGGTCGATGCCGTGCCGGGCCCGGTACGCGACGGCCCGCTCGGTGAACAGCGACGCCCAGCAGGAGCGGACGTGTCCGACGACCGCCGACGACCCGACGACGTTCAGGTAGGTGTCCTGCTGACCCGCGGACGACGCCGTCGGCAGGTCCTCGGCGGTGGCGCTGGACCGGACCGCGCGCCCGCCCCCGCCGGCCGCCGCCGCGATCTCCGCCGCCAGGTCGTCGGGTACCGGGGCGGACTCCATCGCCGCCCGGATCTGCGCGGCGAGCCCGGCGAGCCCGGCCGGATCGTCTGCGGCGAGCCCGTCCAGCCGGTCGACGAGTTCGTCGAAGGCGGGCACCTGGGCCGTGAACAGCCGGAAGGCGTCCGTCGACACGCAGTAGCCGGCCGGCACCTCCACACCCTCGATCCGCGACAGCTCCCCCAGGTGCGCGGCCTTGCCCCCGACCAGCGCGATCCGGCTCCGGTCGAGCTCGCGCAGATCGTGTACCCAGCGCCCGGTCGTCGTGCTCGCGGTGTCGACCACTGTTCTCCCGTGTGTCCGTGCCGCATGCCGAAGCGGCGTCGGCGGGAGAGCTTCCAGCATGATCGGGGGCTTGCCGCAAGCCCCCTGCCGCGCTATACGTTGAAGCGGGACGCGGGTACGACTCCGTGTTCACCGGGTCACCGCCGCCGCGCTGCACGTTCGGCAGCGCATACTCACCCGGGCGATCCGGCCCGCCGGCTCTGCTCGATCACCCACGTCGCGACCTGGGTCCGCGACCCGGCGTCGAGCTTGCGCAGGATGCGCTCGACGTGGCCGTCGACGGTGCGGCGCGAGATGACGAGCCGTTCCGCGATCGCCTTGTTGCTGAGGCCCTCGGCGATGAGCAGTGCGACCTCCTCCTCCCGGGCGGTCAGCTCGGCCAGGGTGCGCCCGGCCATCCGGAGTGTCCGATCCGGCCGCCCGGACCCGGCGACGGTGACGATGTCGATGCAGATCCGGACGGCGTCGGCCACGTCGGCACCCGCGTACTCGTTGCGCAGGGCGTCGGCGGCGTCGGCGCCGAGCACCCGGTCGATCTGCTCGTCGTAGGCGCGCCCCTCGGCCGAGGCGTGCGGGCCGAAGGCCGCGAGCGAGGTGCCGAGACGTCGCCAGACACCGGCGGCGACACCGGACAGGGTCGCCCCGTCCGCGGCCCGGCCGGTCGCCGTCATGATCCACGAGCAGACCTCGACGCTGAGCGCCGTGCAGACCCCGTCGCGGAAGTCCCGCTCGATCAACAGGGTGCTGAGGACCGCGTCGCGTGCCGCCTGCAGCTCGCCCAGGTGCAGCCTGGTGATGGCCTCGACCCAGCGTGCATAGCCGTGGTTCCACATCTCGCCGTCGGCGGTCGCCCGCTCGATGACGGCGGCGACGGTCGACAGCGCCTGCTGCGGCCGCTCTCCGTAGGTCTCGGCCATCCCGAGCTGGAAGCCGGCCGTGAGCTCGGCAGGGGCGTCGCCGACCTCACGATGCATCTCCATCGCGTGCCGGTACCGGTCGACCGACTCCACCAGGTCGCCCTCGAACAGGTTCATCAGAGCCGTCCAGTGGGCGGCGTGACCCTGCATGGCGACGTCGCCGAGCTCCTCGGCGATCGCCGTGCACTCGTCGAGGTACTCACGGGCCACCGACCGGTCGCCCTGGATCAGGGCGACCCACGCCACCACCCACAGCGCCTCGCCCCGCTCCGGGGTGCGCGGATCGAGCCGGCGCAGCAGCCGCTCCAGCCAGCGCCGCCCGTAGGTGAGGAAGCCACCGGCGATCCAGTGGTAGCGCAGCAGCGACGCGAGCCGGGCACCGGCGACCTCCTCGCCCGGGGTGCTCGCGCTGAACCCGAGCGCGGCGAGCAGGTTGGGATGGTCCAGCCGCAGGCGGGCGAGGTCGCGTGCCTGGTCCGGGCCGCACCAGCGCTCGAGCACCGTCGTGGCGACCGCGATGTAGTGGTCGCGGTGCAGCCGGCGGATCTCCTCGGTGCAGCCGGACTCGTCGAGCTGCTCGGCGCCGTACTCCCGGAGCGAGACGAACTGCCGATACCGCAGGTCCTCGCCGTCCCGGTCGACCACGACGACCGATTTTCCGATCAAGCCGTCCAGCGCGTCGAGCAGCCGGTCCCCGGCCAGGTCGCCGTGCCCGCACACGCCCTCCAGCGTCTCCAGGCCGGCCGATGCGGGGAACACCGACATCCGAGCCCAGAGCAGCTGTTCGGCCGGACTGCACAGGTCGTAGCTCCAGTCGATGAGCGCGCGCAGCGACTGTTGGCGCGGCTCCGTGCCGGGGCCGGGTGCGGCCAACAGGTGCAGGCGCCCGTCCAGCCGATCGACGACCTGCGACACCGACAGCGACCGGAGCCGGACCGCAGCGAGCTCGATCGCCAGCGGCAGGCCGTCCAGCTTGCGGCAGAGCGCTACGACGGCGCCGCGGTTGCCGTCGTCGATCCGGAACTCGGGCAGCAGGCCGCGGGCGCGGTCGAGCAGCAGCCGGACCGACGGCACCTCGGTCAGCGACCGTCCGTCACAGCGACCGGTCTCCGGGACGGCAAGCGGATCGAGCCGGTGCACCTGCTCGCCGCGCACTCCGAGCGCGGACCGGCTGGTGGCGAGCACGGTCAGCTCCGGCAGGTCCGCGAGCAGCCGCAGCAGCAGTCGCACGGTGCCCTCGACCAGGTGCTCGCAGTTGTCGACGACGAGCAGCGACGGCGCCGCGGCCAGGTGCCCGATCACCCGGTCGACGGCGTCCCGGTTCGACTGGTCGGACACGCCGATCGCGGTCGCCACGGTGGGCGCGATCTGCGAGGGGTCGGTGACGCTCGCGAGCTCGACGACGTACACGTCGTCGTCCCACAGCTCGGCGGCGGTCAGCGCGGTCCTCGTCTTACCGACGCCACCGGGCCCGGTCACCGAGACGAGGCTGTGCGTCCGGAGTTCCTCGTGCAGCCGGGCGACGTCCGACTCGCGACCGACGAAGCTGTCGAGCGCCGTGGCAAGGCGATGGCGGCCCCGCGGAACCTGACGTTCGCGCCGGTCCTGCCCGGCGACGTCGACCATGACGCCTCCCCATCCAGGAGTGCCGCCCAGGGTGGCACGAAACCTCGCCGACGCCATACCTGATGACGCTCGGTGAGTACCCGGGTAACACGCGCCGGCGCCGCGGGTACCGCCCCGGACGGCGGTGAGGTGCTTCCACGCTGTCGGCGGTCCGTGCCCCGAGGGCACGGTGTCGTGGCGATCACACGGCCGCCGGCTCGACCGGCGGACCGCCACCACGTCACCCGCAAGGAGGCTGGTTCCAGTGGTGTCCCCTACCGCCGAGAATCACGACGCGATCATCATCGGGGCCGGATTCGCCGGCCTGTACGCCATTCACGCGCTGCGCGACAAGGAGTCCAAGAACGTCGTCGCCTTCGACGCCGCCGACGGTGTGGGCGGCACCTGGTACTGGAACCGCTACCCGGGGGCCCGCGTCGACATCGAGAGCGTCCACTACTCGTACTCGTTCGACGACGCCCTCCAACAGGACTGGCACTGGACGGAGCGCTTCCCGGCACAACCGGAGATCCTGCGCTACCTCGAGCATGTCGCCGACCGGTTCGACCTTCGCCGCAGCATCCGGTTCCACACCAGGATCGTCTCGCTCGCCTGGGACGACGACAACTCACACTGGACGGCGACCACCGACGCCGGCGAGGTGCACACCGCGCGGTACGTCATCTCCGGCGCCGGCACCCTGTCCGTCCCGAAGGAGCCCGAGTTCAGCGGGATCGAGAACTTCACCGGAGAGACCTACGCGACCGGCAACTGGCCGCACCACGAGATCGGTTTCGAGGGCAAGCGGGTCGGGATCGTCGGTGTCGGCTCCTCGGGCATCCAGGCGATCAGCGAGATCGCGAAGACCGCCGGGCACCTGACCGTGCTCCAGCGCACCCCGAACTACGCCACCCCGATCGGCAACTACCCCACCGACCCCGCCGAGGAGGCCGCTGAGAAAGCCGACTACCGGGCGCTGCGGGATGCCTCGCGCAACCACTTCCTCGGTGTCCCCTACTCCGAGGTGCAGCCCTCCGCGGTCGCCGCATCCCCCGAGGAGCGCCGCGAGGTGTTCGACGACCGCTGGAACCGCGGCGGGTTCCGGCTGTTCATCGACTCCTTCGGCGACATCCTGTTCGACCACGAGGCGAACGACACCGTCGCCCAGTACATCCGGGACCGCATCCGCGAACGCGTGCAGGACCCGGCGACGGCGGAGCTCCTGGCTCCGCGCGACCACCCGTACGGCACCAAGCGGCCGCCGCTGGAGACCGACTACTACGAGGCCTACAACCGGCCCAACGTCGATCTGGTCGACGTGCGGTCCAACCCGATCGAGGCCGTCACCGAGACCGGTGTCCGGCTCGCCGACGGCACCGTGCACCGGTTCGACGTGCTGGTTCTCGCCACCGGCTTCGACGCGTGCACGGGGCCTCTGCTCGCCATGAACAT is from Pseudonocardia autotrophica and encodes:
- the panD gene encoding aspartate 1-decarboxylase yields the protein MFRTVLGGKIHRATVTQADLHYVGSLTLDSDLAEAAGLVEGEQVQVVDITNGARLETYVIMGEPGSGVVCINGAAAHLVHPGDLVIIISYLLADDAEPATHRPRVVHVDADNRIVELGVDPAQPVPGTVDQVASR
- a CDS encoding ABC transporter ATP-binding protein, producing the protein MTPERSTDPAGLGRGRLTRRFPVLWQAPPSPPPVEQFAVAPGTGPRRFTARVAVAAPRLTVPAAALAIVQNAATASIPVIMGLAIDRALQTGDLVQLSGWLALLGITFLCLALAFRVSAFLAARAVQTVEHRLRSTLSGSVLHPADGRVRRPDGVVLSTATNDLTRLSTAVNLGVFPVGELAGITVVAVSLLVIHWPLGVAVLLGAPVVVWLMGALSGPFSRTARHAQSLLAVAVGRATDLVTGYRVVKGVRAEEEATRRYRHESRAALTGAYTNLGALGRYLAGSNTISGLFVAGIAGLAGFFAVAGEITIGELIAVAGLTQALLPPLNLLTANAGAVWAAAVGSGERVLDLLRAAGDAPEPAAPPPGPATPPVVEVIADGDEPIRLEPGAVIGLHADDRTANAIVGSFLAPRGVGRMAEVLLDGVPAAELDPADYRAAVVVAPHEAGLFSGTVAENLDLPGAAPHHRATALWAAACDDFVSGTPGGLDIQVGENGNRLSGGQRQRLALARAYARDAQVLVLHEPTTAVDSVTGAAIADRLRRVRAGRSTLLVTTSPVLLARCDRVVEPGAHAGGPVRVTR
- a CDS encoding ABC transporter ATP-binding protein → MTADAIRPGLPVAGWGTTWAELKLVSRGHRLRLLAVALLGLGSSALGLAMPVALGSLINSVDAGTADAGTVWWTIVVMVGATSVAAVGTALTAVLAGRIYQTLLAELRERLVARAMQLPQGVVERSGTGDLVARASDDVSQIAEAAHRVVPALTSAGFTILVSVAGMTALDWRYGLALAATLPVHVFALRWYLATAPAVYQAQRRAAGERAQQILESLRGFDTVQAFGLGDRRHRRVVGASWEVVRHTLRARTVQNMFVGRLHLAEYLGLAAILVVGCLLIGSGSSTVGMATTAMLVTLRLFGPVTQLLLVIDVLQSALASLNRMIGVITMPPGRPVEGTTGATAVGAPVVRLSGVGFAYPGGRQVLHDIDLTIGPGERVAVVGSSGAGKTTLAGLLAGIHAPRSGTVTRPENTVLITQDTHVFTGTLRENLNLAAPGAGDAEIARALAAAGADGLLESLPDGPDTLLGAGGRAPTPAQAQQIALARLVLADPDLAILDEATAEAGSSDAELLDRCSAAALHGRAGLVIAHRLSQAAVCDRIVVMADGRMIESGSHSELLAAHGAYARLWRSWTAR
- a CDS encoding SAM-dependent methyltransferase, giving the protein MNSTDATTFWDDLYATRPAATDAPSANARLAETVDGVQPGTALDLGCGAGGDALFLARRGWRVTAVDVSAVATGRLADLAQRLGLGDRIRTATHDLGETFPDGSFDLVSAQYLHTPLPLDRDAVLRAAAGALRPGGLLLVVDHGSIAPWSWNQDPDTHFPAPAEIAAGLDLDPAGWTVERADAPRRIATGPDGSTAEVVDHVLTIRRTA
- a CDS encoding DinB family protein, producing the protein MPRSARQDTPPPRTGASEAEVLRGFLDYLRTSIAAKVEGAPEPAVRTAAVPSGTNLLGLLHHLTAVERAMFLGEQVTDWQATFHTGPEDTVDSVVAGYRATVAAANRALDALPDLGAPLPRPGRPAPTVRWALTHMIEETGRHAGHADILRELVDGSTGR
- the rph gene encoding rifamycin-inactivating phosphotransferase gives rise to the protein MVDTASTTTGRWVHDLRELDRSRIALVGGKAAHLGELSRIEGVEVPAGYCVSTDAFRLFTAQVPAFDELVDRLDGLAADDPAGLAGLAAQIRAAMESAPVPDDLAAEIAAAAGGGGRAVRSSATAEDLPTASSAGQQDTYLNVVGSSAVVGHVRSCWASLFTERAVAYRARHGIDHRTARMAVIVQEMVDPQGSGVLFTADPVSSNRTVVAVEACFGLGEALVSGRVDADHHTVRDGIVGTTIGSKALAVRPSPGGGTWTDAVDPRMQRRPVLTDAQVLELARLGRRIEAALGAPQDIEWCLADGRFRILQSRPITTLFPVPVTTDGRPHVYVSVGHQQMMTDAMTPLGLSVWQRTTPRQMAEAGGRLFVDVVDQLASPVTRELVLGGLGASDPLIRDALQTVLDGGGIVPDVPPPAPPQPPAGAAEPAPIDADPALVEELVAHWRASLAAVERDIAELRGPELFDFLETDLGELQRLLIEPRSHQVIMAGMQATWWLNDRMREWLGEANAADTLARSAPGNVTSEMGLALLDVADAIRPHPAVVDHLRTAVDRGFPDGFPGELAGLPGGHDARDAILGYLDRYGARCVGEIDIARPRWAERPGDLVAVLLGNVDNAGPGAGRRRFEQGRQEAAAKEQDLLERLRALPDGARKADETAAMIDRLRTFVGYREYPKFAMIGRYFAYKRALLREADRLVRDGVLGDREDCFLLRLDELHDVARTGRVDDTLVHRRRAELDRFRALTPPRVLTSDGETVAGTYRRDDVPDGALIGLPASTGEVEGRARVVPDLAAADLRTGDILVTAFTDPSWSPAFVTVAGLVTEVGGLMTHGAVIAREYGLPAVVGVAGATRLIRDGQWIRVDGTSGHVRILAE